One genomic segment of Oncorhynchus mykiss isolate Arlee chromosome 10, USDA_OmykA_1.1, whole genome shotgun sequence includes these proteins:
- the LOC110533394 gene encoding heterogeneous nuclear ribonucleoprotein H isoform X1: protein MADGEGFVVRIRGLPWSCAVDEVARFFSDCKVANNGTSIHFTYTREGRPSGEAFVELESEDDLKIAVKKDRETLGHRYVEVFKSNNVEMDWVMKHTGPNSPETEGDGLVRLRGLPFGCSKEEIVQFFLGLEIVPNGITLPMDFQGRSTGEAFVQFASQDIAEKALKKHKERIGHRYIEIFKSSNAEVRTNYEPPRKTMGGMQRPGPYDRPGGGGGRGYNGMSRGGSFDRMRRGGYGGGEAGSDRYGDSGSSFQSTTGHCVHMRGLPYRATETDIYSFFSPLNPVRVHIEVGPDGRVTGEADVEFATHEDAVAAMSKDKANMQHRYVELFLNSTAGGSNGGYGGQMMGAMANQSSYGGSQQMSTGYTGGYSSQSGMGGYNDYSNQSGMSNSYYGSSRGSVGMNGGIGAGWGM, encoded by the exons ATGGCAGATGGAGAGGGATTTGTGGTGCGTATTCGTGGCCTTCCCTGGTCTTGCGCTGTGGATGAAGTGGCAAGATTTttctctg ATTGTAAAGTTGCAAACAATGGGACAAGCATCCATTTCACCTACACTCGCGAGGGTAGGCCTAGCGGCGAGGCCTTCGTAGAGCTGGAGTCAGAGGACGACCTCAAGATTGCTGTCAAGAAAGACCGAGAGACCCTGGGTCACCGATATGTGGAAG TATTCAAGTCGAACAACGTGGAGATGGACTGGGTCATGAAGCACACCGGTCCAAACAGCCCAGAGACTGAGGGGGACGGGCTTGTGAGGCTGCGTGGCCTTCCCTTCGGCTGTAGCAAGGAGGAGATTGTCCAGTTCTTCTTAG GGTTGGAAATCGTGCCAAATGGGATAACATTGCCGATGGACTTCCAGGGGAGGAGTACGGGGGAGGCCTTCGTGCAGTTTGCTTCACAGGATATAGCTGAAAAGGCTCTAAAGAAACACAAGGAAAGAATAGGGCACAG GTATATTGAGATATTCAAGAGCAGCAATGCAGAGGTGCGGACGAACTACGAGCCCCCACGCAAAACCATGGGCGGCATGCAGAGACCAGGCCCCTACGACCGGCCCGGTGGTGGAGGCGGCCGTGGCTACAACGGCATGAGCCGAGGAGGCTCTTTCGACAGGATGCGTCGTGGGGGCTACGGTGGAGGTGAGGCTG GTTCAGATCGTTATGGTGACAGTGGTTCAAGTTTTCAGAGTACGACCGGACACTGCGTGCACATGAGAGGTCTTCCTTACCGGGCAACAGAGACTGACATCTACAGT TTTTTCTCTCCGCTGAACCCAGTGCGTGTGCACATCGAGGTCGGGCCAGACGGGAGGGTGACTGGAGAGGCCGACGTGGAGTTTGCGACGCATGAGGACGCTGTGGCCGCCATGTCCAAGGATAAAGCCAACATGC AGCACCGTTATGTTGAGTTGTTCCTCAACTCGACAGCAGGGGGCAGCAATGGTGGCTATGGTGGACAGATGATGGGGGCTATGG CCAACCAATCTTCCTATGGAGGAAGCCAACAGATGAGTACTGGTTATACAGGTGGTTACAGCAGCCAGTCCGGCATGGGGGGGTACAATGATTACA GTAATCAGAGCGGGATGAGCAACAGTTACTATGGCAGCAGCCGTGGCTCCGTGGGCATGAATGGCGGCATCGGAGCGGGATGGGGCATGTAG
- the LOC110533394 gene encoding heterogeneous nuclear ribonucleoprotein H isoform X2, which yields MADGEGFVVRIRGLPWSCAVDEVARFFSDCKVANNGTSIHFTYTREGRPSGEAFVELESEDDLKIAVKKDRETLGHRYVEVFKSNNVEMDWVMKHTGPNSPETEGDGLVRLRGLPFGCSKEEIVQFFLGLEIVPNGITLPMDFQGRSTGEAFVQFASQDIAEKALKKHKERIGHRYIEIFKSSNAEVRTNYEPPRKTMGGMQRPGPYDRPGGGGGRGYNGMSRGGSFDRMRRGGYGGGSDRYGDSGSSFQSTTGHCVHMRGLPYRATETDIYSFFSPLNPVRVHIEVGPDGRVTGEADVEFATHEDAVAAMSKDKANMQHRYVELFLNSTAGGSNGGYGGQMMGAMANQSSYGGSQQMSTGYTGGYSSQSGMGGYNDYSNQSGMSNSYYGSSRGSVGMNGGIGAGWGM from the exons ATGGCAGATGGAGAGGGATTTGTGGTGCGTATTCGTGGCCTTCCCTGGTCTTGCGCTGTGGATGAAGTGGCAAGATTTttctctg ATTGTAAAGTTGCAAACAATGGGACAAGCATCCATTTCACCTACACTCGCGAGGGTAGGCCTAGCGGCGAGGCCTTCGTAGAGCTGGAGTCAGAGGACGACCTCAAGATTGCTGTCAAGAAAGACCGAGAGACCCTGGGTCACCGATATGTGGAAG TATTCAAGTCGAACAACGTGGAGATGGACTGGGTCATGAAGCACACCGGTCCAAACAGCCCAGAGACTGAGGGGGACGGGCTTGTGAGGCTGCGTGGCCTTCCCTTCGGCTGTAGCAAGGAGGAGATTGTCCAGTTCTTCTTAG GGTTGGAAATCGTGCCAAATGGGATAACATTGCCGATGGACTTCCAGGGGAGGAGTACGGGGGAGGCCTTCGTGCAGTTTGCTTCACAGGATATAGCTGAAAAGGCTCTAAAGAAACACAAGGAAAGAATAGGGCACAG GTATATTGAGATATTCAAGAGCAGCAATGCAGAGGTGCGGACGAACTACGAGCCCCCACGCAAAACCATGGGCGGCATGCAGAGACCAGGCCCCTACGACCGGCCCGGTGGTGGAGGCGGCCGTGGCTACAACGGCATGAGCCGAGGAGGCTCTTTCGACAGGATGCGTCGTGGGGGCTACGGTGGAG GTTCAGATCGTTATGGTGACAGTGGTTCAAGTTTTCAGAGTACGACCGGACACTGCGTGCACATGAGAGGTCTTCCTTACCGGGCAACAGAGACTGACATCTACAGT TTTTTCTCTCCGCTGAACCCAGTGCGTGTGCACATCGAGGTCGGGCCAGACGGGAGGGTGACTGGAGAGGCCGACGTGGAGTTTGCGACGCATGAGGACGCTGTGGCCGCCATGTCCAAGGATAAAGCCAACATGC AGCACCGTTATGTTGAGTTGTTCCTCAACTCGACAGCAGGGGGCAGCAATGGTGGCTATGGTGGACAGATGATGGGGGCTATGG CCAACCAATCTTCCTATGGAGGAAGCCAACAGATGAGTACTGGTTATACAGGTGGTTACAGCAGCCAGTCCGGCATGGGGGGGTACAATGATTACA GTAATCAGAGCGGGATGAGCAACAGTTACTATGGCAGCAGCCGTGGCTCCGTGGGCATGAATGGCGGCATCGGAGCGGGATGGGGCATGTAG
- the zgc:110540 gene encoding deoxynucleoside kinase → MATPPKRICSSPSFDNSFEKRTKKISIEGNIAAGKSTLVHILEKSSEEWEVIPEPIGKWCNVQNTDNEYEELSTSQKSGGNLLQMLYDKPSRWSYTFQSYACLSRVRAQLQPPSAKLQQAEKPVQFFERSVYSDRYIFASNLFESGDMNETEWAIYQDWHGWLLSQFESQIELDAMIYLRADPQRCMQRLHCRGREEEQGIPIEYLEQLHYKHECWLYHRSTQLDFEYLKDIPILVLDVNDDFKNDRIKQEAVLDKVREFLSTL, encoded by the exons ATGGCAACACCTCCTAAGAGAATATGTTCAAGTCCAAGTTTTGACAACAGTTTTGAGAAAAGAACTAAGAAGATATCCATTGAAGGAAACATTG CTGCAGGGAAGTCTACACTTGTGCACATTTTAGAAAAGTCTTCGGAAGAATGGGAAGTCATACCGGAGCCCATTGGGAAGTGGTGCAACGTTCAAAACACTGACAATGAGTATGAG GAGCTCAGCAcatctcagaagagtggaggcaacCTGCTGCAGATGCTGTATGACAAACCGAGCCGCTGGTCCTACACATTCCAGAGTTACGCCTGTCTGAGTCGTGTGCGTGCTCAGCTGCAGCCCCCTTCTGCAAAGTTGCAACAGGCAGAGAAACCTGTCCAGTTCTTTGAGCGCTCTGTTTACAGTGACCG GTATATATTTGCCTCCAACCTATTTGAGTCTGGGGACATGAATGAGACTGAATGGGCCATTTACCAAGACTGGCACGGTTGGCTGCTCTCTCAGTTTGAGTCTCAAATCGAGCTGGATGCCATGATCTACCTTCGGGCTGACCCACAG AGATGTATGCAGAGGCTGCACTGCCGAGGACGGGAGGAGGAACAAGGAATTCCAATTGAATATCTGGAGCAGCTGCACTATAAGCACGAGTGCTGGCTGTACCACCGCAGTACTCA ACTTGATTTTGAGTACCTGAAAGATATCCCTATCCTGGTCCTGGATGTTAATGACGACTTCAAGAATGATCGAATTAAGCAGGAAGCTGTGCTGGACAAG GTCAGAGAATTCCTCAGCACGCTGTGA
- the LOC110533394 gene encoding heterogeneous nuclear ribonucleoprotein H isoform X3 codes for MADGEGFVVRIRGLPWSCAVDEVARFFSDCKVANNGTSIHFTYTREGRPSGEAFVELESEDDLKIAVKKDRETLGHRYVEVFKSNNVEMDWVMKHTGPNSPETEGDGLVRLRGLPFGCSKEEIVQFFLGLEIVPNGITLPMDFQGRSTGEAFVQFASQDIAEKALKKHKERIGHRYIEIFKSSNAEVRTNYEPPRKTMGGMQRPGPYDRPGGGGGRGYNGMSRGGSFDRMRRGGYGGGEAGSDRYGDSGSSFQSTTGHCVHMRGLPYRATETDIYSFFSPLNPVRVHIEVGPDGRVTGEADVEFATHEDAVAAMSKDKANMQHRYVELFLNSTAGGSNGGYGGQMMGAMANQSSYGGSQQMSTGYTGGYSSQSGMGGYNDYIR; via the exons ATGGCAGATGGAGAGGGATTTGTGGTGCGTATTCGTGGCCTTCCCTGGTCTTGCGCTGTGGATGAAGTGGCAAGATTTttctctg ATTGTAAAGTTGCAAACAATGGGACAAGCATCCATTTCACCTACACTCGCGAGGGTAGGCCTAGCGGCGAGGCCTTCGTAGAGCTGGAGTCAGAGGACGACCTCAAGATTGCTGTCAAGAAAGACCGAGAGACCCTGGGTCACCGATATGTGGAAG TATTCAAGTCGAACAACGTGGAGATGGACTGGGTCATGAAGCACACCGGTCCAAACAGCCCAGAGACTGAGGGGGACGGGCTTGTGAGGCTGCGTGGCCTTCCCTTCGGCTGTAGCAAGGAGGAGATTGTCCAGTTCTTCTTAG GGTTGGAAATCGTGCCAAATGGGATAACATTGCCGATGGACTTCCAGGGGAGGAGTACGGGGGAGGCCTTCGTGCAGTTTGCTTCACAGGATATAGCTGAAAAGGCTCTAAAGAAACACAAGGAAAGAATAGGGCACAG GTATATTGAGATATTCAAGAGCAGCAATGCAGAGGTGCGGACGAACTACGAGCCCCCACGCAAAACCATGGGCGGCATGCAGAGACCAGGCCCCTACGACCGGCCCGGTGGTGGAGGCGGCCGTGGCTACAACGGCATGAGCCGAGGAGGCTCTTTCGACAGGATGCGTCGTGGGGGCTACGGTGGAGGTGAGGCTG GTTCAGATCGTTATGGTGACAGTGGTTCAAGTTTTCAGAGTACGACCGGACACTGCGTGCACATGAGAGGTCTTCCTTACCGGGCAACAGAGACTGACATCTACAGT TTTTTCTCTCCGCTGAACCCAGTGCGTGTGCACATCGAGGTCGGGCCAGACGGGAGGGTGACTGGAGAGGCCGACGTGGAGTTTGCGACGCATGAGGACGCTGTGGCCGCCATGTCCAAGGATAAAGCCAACATGC AGCACCGTTATGTTGAGTTGTTCCTCAACTCGACAGCAGGGGGCAGCAATGGTGGCTATGGTGGACAGATGATGGGGGCTATGG CCAACCAATCTTCCTATGGAGGAAGCCAACAGATGAGTACTGGTTATACAGGTGGTTACAGCAGCCAGTCCGGCATGGGGGGGTACAATGATTACA TTAGGTAA
- the hbegf gene encoding heparin-binding EGF-like growth factor isoform X1 produces the protein MNIYLRFAIFIVYGSVSFRISSGNSANTIDRHGDKSPVQLAVVSLLHNDKEIRDNQLEYDEEEYYYEHGDEDYLSGDYEMQFPKVAFSTKPKDLPVAPYTVRTREGKRKGKGKKRNPCLRKYKDYCIHGVCQYLRELREPSCIDKGSRRLQQDNSTGCGGSGCVLSVSDSHRHINGHQVS, from the exons ATGAATATTTATCTCAGATTTGCAATCTTTATAGTTTATGGATCAG TGTCTTTCAGGATATCAAGTGGTAACTCTGCCAATACCATTGACAGGCACGGGGATAAGTCTCCTGTCCAATTAGCTGTGGTCAGTCTCCTCCACAATGATAAGGAAATAAGAGACAACCAGCTAGAATATGACGAGGAGGAATACTATTATGAACATGGTGATGAGGACTATCTGTCTGGGGATTATGAAATGCAGTTTCCAAAAG TGGCATTTTCCACCAAGCCGAAAGATCTGCCCGTGGCTCCTTACACAGTCAGGACAAGGGAGGGCAAGAGAAAAGGAAAGGGTAAGAAGAGGAACCCCTGTCTGAGGAAGTATAAAGACTACTGCATTCATGGGGTCTGCCAATACCTGAGAGAACTACGAGAGCCATCCTGCAT TGACAAAGGAAGCAGAAGGCTACAACAGGACAATAGCACTGGCTGTGGTGGCAGTGGTTGTGTCCTTTCTGTGTCTGACAGTCATCGCCATATTAATGGCCATCAG GTATCATAA
- the LOC110533394 gene encoding heterogeneous nuclear ribonucleoprotein H isoform X4, whose translation MADGEGFVVRIRGLPWSCAVDEVARFFSDCKVANNGTSIHFTYTREGRPSGEAFVELESEDDLKIAVKKDRETLGHRYVEVFKSNNVEMDWVMKHTGPNSPETEGDGLVRLRGLPFGCSKEEIVQFFLGLEIVPNGITLPMDFQGRSTGEAFVQFASQDIAEKALKKHKERIGHRYIEIFKSSNAEVRTNYEPPRKTMGGMQRPGPYDRPGGGGGRGYNGMSRGGSFDRMRRGGYGGGSDRYGDSGSSFQSTTGHCVHMRGLPYRATETDIYSFFSPLNPVRVHIEVGPDGRVTGEADVEFATHEDAVAAMSKDKANMQHRYVELFLNSTAGGSNGGYGGQMMGAMANQSSYGGSQQMSTGYTGGYSSQSGMGGYNDYIR comes from the exons ATGGCAGATGGAGAGGGATTTGTGGTGCGTATTCGTGGCCTTCCCTGGTCTTGCGCTGTGGATGAAGTGGCAAGATTTttctctg ATTGTAAAGTTGCAAACAATGGGACAAGCATCCATTTCACCTACACTCGCGAGGGTAGGCCTAGCGGCGAGGCCTTCGTAGAGCTGGAGTCAGAGGACGACCTCAAGATTGCTGTCAAGAAAGACCGAGAGACCCTGGGTCACCGATATGTGGAAG TATTCAAGTCGAACAACGTGGAGATGGACTGGGTCATGAAGCACACCGGTCCAAACAGCCCAGAGACTGAGGGGGACGGGCTTGTGAGGCTGCGTGGCCTTCCCTTCGGCTGTAGCAAGGAGGAGATTGTCCAGTTCTTCTTAG GGTTGGAAATCGTGCCAAATGGGATAACATTGCCGATGGACTTCCAGGGGAGGAGTACGGGGGAGGCCTTCGTGCAGTTTGCTTCACAGGATATAGCTGAAAAGGCTCTAAAGAAACACAAGGAAAGAATAGGGCACAG GTATATTGAGATATTCAAGAGCAGCAATGCAGAGGTGCGGACGAACTACGAGCCCCCACGCAAAACCATGGGCGGCATGCAGAGACCAGGCCCCTACGACCGGCCCGGTGGTGGAGGCGGCCGTGGCTACAACGGCATGAGCCGAGGAGGCTCTTTCGACAGGATGCGTCGTGGGGGCTACGGTGGAG GTTCAGATCGTTATGGTGACAGTGGTTCAAGTTTTCAGAGTACGACCGGACACTGCGTGCACATGAGAGGTCTTCCTTACCGGGCAACAGAGACTGACATCTACAGT TTTTTCTCTCCGCTGAACCCAGTGCGTGTGCACATCGAGGTCGGGCCAGACGGGAGGGTGACTGGAGAGGCCGACGTGGAGTTTGCGACGCATGAGGACGCTGTGGCCGCCATGTCCAAGGATAAAGCCAACATGC AGCACCGTTATGTTGAGTTGTTCCTCAACTCGACAGCAGGGGGCAGCAATGGTGGCTATGGTGGACAGATGATGGGGGCTATGG CCAACCAATCTTCCTATGGAGGAAGCCAACAGATGAGTACTGGTTATACAGGTGGTTACAGCAGCCAGTCCGGCATGGGGGGGTACAATGATTACA TTAGGTAA
- the hbegf gene encoding Heparin-binding EGF-like growth factor (The RefSeq protein has 2 substitutions compared to this genomic sequence) produces the protein MQFPKVAFSTKPKDLPVAPYTVRTREGKRKGKGKKRNPCLRKYKDYCIHGVCQYLRELREPSCICLLGYSGERCHLFTLPVTKEAEGYNRTTALAVVAVVVSFPCLTVIAILMAIRYHKQGQYNLENEEKVKLEAVAYP, from the exons ATGCAGTTTCCAAAAG TGGCATTTTCCACCAAGCCGAAAGATCTGCCCGTGGCTCCTTACACAGTCAGGACAAGGGAGGGCAAGAGAAAAGGAAAGGGTAAGAAGAGGAACCCCTGTCTGAGGAAGTATAAAGACTACTGCATTCATGGGGTCTGCCAATACCTGAGAGAACTACGAGAGCCATCCTGCAT ATGTTTGCTTGGATACTCTGGTGAGCGGTGTCACCTTTTCACCCTGCCAGTGACAAAGGAAGCAGAAGGCTACAACAGGACAATAGCACTGGCTGTGGTGGCAGTGGTTGTGTCCTTTCTGTGTCTGACAGTCATCGCCATATTAATGGCCATCAG GTATCATAAGCAAGGTCAATACAACCTTGAAAATGAGGAGAAGGTCAAGCTTGAGGCGGTCGCATATCCTTGA